The DNA window GTAGTTCGATCTGCTATTTTCAATGTACCTTTGCTTGATGGAACGaatcattttttttttctttcgtgGGGATTTGCATCTTAATATATTTCTGTTAGAAAGACAATGAGTTCAGGATCTGTAGTTCTTATACATTTTGTGATGAACTCTTTTGACGAATTCATCTCGAGTCAATTGTCATCCAATGCGGCACTGTTTTATGATGCTCTTCAGATTCTTACTTTGTTATTCTATCCAGCAGCTTAGATCTCTGAGTTAAGAAGCAGACGATCAACCAATCTATGACATATCTCAGTTTGTATGACATAAGTCAAAACTGGCAATGATCCTACTGCTATCTGCTCTCCTACTGCTATCTGCTCCTTTCCATTGAAAAAAATACGTTGTAGCTCCTGTACTGAACTTTCGGTGTCTTTTCGTTTGCCTGCTTGGGTTCACATTTCTGAGGCAATTTTATGAGATGTGATCATATTCTGACCTGAATCCGTGAGTGGTGTATGAGGCATGAATCTGGAAGCACACAGCGTGGTTTCACAATTTACTGACCTGAACCACGTCTCAGATCAGGGCTTCCAAACCACAGCATGCTTGATTTAGTCCTGGAAGCTGCATCTTTGTTCTGAACCAACTAAAACCAGCTTCTTAGCCCACCCAACCTGAAGAGGCTGCTTCATCTTTATAAATCTTTCTAATACTAGATGTGCCTCTCATTAATTTATTCCTTCTTGCACAGATTACACACAACACATGCATCTCGGAGCATATATCTAATGTTTTTGACAGGAACAAACAGCATTAGATAGTTGCATAGATGTCGCGTAGTATAACACAATCAAGACGTTGCTGCAGTTCCTGCAAGCTTCCTGAGTAGCCTGCTCGCCACCGCAAGACCATCCCAGACCTCATCGCTGCTGCTTGCGACATGGCCATTGCCCTTCCCTTGTTCTTCGCTGTCGTCCGGGAAGCAATGCGCGGGCGCCTGCCACTGCGCGTCCTCCAGCACCACGCCGGGCTCAAAGCTCATCACGAACTGTTCGATCCCCGTCACTGCAGATTGGACACCGCGTTAGATTATTTTAAAGTGAATGCCACTTTGCAGGTGCTCTTGAACGCACAATCGGCGAGCATTAATTCGTCTAATCCATCCCAAAAATTTTCCAGGTGGCCGTCGCTACGGCTGCTGGCACTCACCGTCGATGAAGTTCCAGCGGACGGGCCGCCCCGTGCTGGCCTCCTCGTAGTAGACGATGAACCCGGCCTTGCCCCAGACGTGGCACTCGATCCCGCCGGTGACGCCGCGCCCCATGTACTCGGCGCCGCCCCCGGAGAGCCACCAGGGCGGGAGCACGCCGACGGGGAACCGCTCGACGCGGCAGGTGGAGGAGTTGAAGTAGAAGCTGGTGCCGTTGTTCCACTCCACGTCGTAGAGCGGGTCGGCGGAGAGCTGGTGGCGGACCAGGTTCAGgttgcgccgccgcggccaGTCGTAGTAGAGGTCCGTGATGCGGAGCGGCGGGCCCGTGGAGGCCACCGAGTAGTTGGTCAGGTTGGTGAACATCACCGCGTGGAACCGCTCCGGCCACGGCGTCGGTGATGGAGGCGGGCCGGATGCATCCTCTGTCGTCGCcgtggcggcagcggcggcggcgaacaggaagaggaggaggagcggcggcgggggccagCGGGTGGGCGCCATGTCGCGCGAGCTGGGGGCTGCAGCGGGTTGGCAGCAGGCCTTATCTTTGTTGTGGGCTCGTGTCGGCTTGGTGGTGAACAGAGAGGCTGAGAGGCTGAGAGCTGCCTCCATTGGGGAAAAAAAAATAAGGAATAAAAAAAGAGTTTTTTCAAAGAAAGGAGAAGAAAAAAGGCTGAGAGCATCAGTctattccccccccccccccatctaATTGGCTTCAATCAGAAAAACTATATCATACAAATTAAGCAATATAAATACATTATTTCATCTTTGAATTGGGAGGTTTTTGCTTCAGGGATTTTTCTAACGTAACCCTCATCAAAATTACTAAAACATATCTACTCAACATGAGGCGATCCATACATACACCGTACTTGGTCAGTTGTTGGACATATCTATCAGTTGAATTTGTAAATGTTCTGCTCAAGAAAAAAATATGCCCTCTTCAAGTGAGAAATATTCCTCCGGATCAAATAAAAGAAGTCAAGGCAATATATTTTCCGTGGGCTGTCACGTACTCACCACTTTCATCAGAAGATCGATAAGCCAGGAGGAGCCAGCAGAAGTGGTAACAATGCAACTTCTTTCGTTAACATCTTACGTCGAGGGCCGAGGCTGAGAGACCGCTTCACGACGGCGCTCGCCGAGCACCGCCGCGCTCCGGCCGTCTCTTACGACCCTCCTCATTACTCCGTCGGCTTTTCATCGCCCCCCGTCTTCCATGCAGCAAAGGTGGCCAAACACCGACCGCTCCTGGTGTCGCTGGAAACGGCGGCGTCCTCTGCGCCACACCGCTAGTCGCCGCAGCGCCGTCGCGTTCCGGCGCACCCGGCGTCCGCATCCTTCGCTTTTCCTCCTTTGTGTCACGCGGGTGCCCCATGTTTCCATCGACTGCGACCGCCCGACCGCCAAGCTTCCTATGGCTCGTGCAGCAGGTGGCAGGAGCTGGCAAGCGACCTGAACGGCTGCTCGCTGCTCGGCATAGCGCGCGCGCCCAAGCTCAACCGAGACGGTTCTGAATCTCCCGGACCAATTCATCGGCGTTGCGCAGTCGGTGACTCCAAACTGAGAACGTTCGGTAACTGCGAGGGAGGCGTATCAGCATGTTTGGCGTCATGGAGGCACCACCCGTGCTGCCGTGCAGGCGTGCCATCGGTTCTGAAGCTCCGAAATGCCTATCCAAATCGAAACGCAAACTCAATCTAGCTCTGAATCTCCAAGCTACACCATCAGCTGTCATGGTAATCGATTTCACATCCTGCAGTAGCTGGCTCACTACACCCACTGCATTTTTATTTCTCTCTGAATGCCTGAACAAGTAACCAACTTATCTGAGCTGTTGAAATAACTTGGTagctgttgttgctgctgtgtttttttttttctcAGTGAAGACCGGCCATGGAAGGTAAAGGAAACCatggtgccattgtcacttcctCAGTCAGGTGCCTCAGCCTGTGTTGAGGGCAGCGAAACTCGCAGAGGCTATCCAAAACGTAACTGCGGCACGGTCTCCGTCTGCCTGTGGGTGGCGCCGATGCCAGGGCGGAGAGACGGCTGCTGAGTCCGGCGGCGTGGTGGCCGGCACACGCGATGCGCTCCGCTCGTTGGTGGCACACGCGATGCGTGGACTCGGATAGTGAGCCAAAGCTGGATGCTTGGCGCAGGCCTCAGGAGCGACCAGAAGGACCAACAGTCGCGACGCTCGGTGCCCCTTGCTGTGGCGCGGTCCGTGCGCATGCGAGCGCGCCGTCGCCGGCACCGCAGCTCTGGACCCCCACCGCCTACACACCGACCTGCTTGCTCCCTCCGGCGCGGCGCCCCTCGGCGCTTCACGTTGCACCGACCACCGCGCGCTTCGGCATCCTCCGGTTTTTCGATTGGGAGATAGGAGCAACCATGATCGCTTCTCCTACAGCGGTCGTCGCGCCTGGCCGCGCGCGGACGGCAATGCTCGCATGGTGCAGGGCGGTTCGtgtcgcccgccgccgccgggatcCCAGGCACCTCGGCCCCTCTTCCTGGCTTCCCTCGCCGCCTCCCAGCTCACCGGCAGGAAGCGATGGCCGGCGTAGCCCGAGTCGCGGCGAGCCGCGACCATAAGGGCGGACGCTATTTCGTTTACCGTCCACCCCCTAGGTCCCGGAGAGCCGTTCAATCCTCGCGCAACGGTCGAGATTCATCCGGCGATGcccgcgggccgccgccgccgccgctcgattGTCTGACCGGGCCGCTGTGGTCGCATCGAAATGCGACGCCGCTCCCGGCCGGGGTCCCGCCGGCCTTCCTGCGCCGCCAAATCGACGCGGTGGTGGTGTGGCGCGCCGTGTGGCCGGAAACCGTCGCCCACGTGATTGACTGGCAGGGTCACTGCTCTTCTGCTAACTAGCTGGTGACAATTTGCATTATATTACCTAAGCTCGGCCCCTTGTTCATCCCCAGCAGCTTTACCGGCGACAGCTTCCCCAGGGTCACGACTTCCACGAGCCTCCGGTCCTTGATCGTGTCCAGCCGCGGCGGTCACGAGACCGTGGCGCAGAGACCGCCTCCGCCCGcctgcccgcccgcccgcccgcggcCTCCCTCTTCCACGCCGATCTGCTGCTGCCTCCGGCACGGCGCCCTTCGATGTTGCACGTTGCATCAGGGCATCCTCGGACCGGTTTTCTGATTGGCAGCTCGGAGCAACAGCAACCATGATCGCTGCTCCACCGGCGGTCGTCGCGCCTGGCCAAACGCGCGCGGGCGCCACTGCTCGCACCGTGCGGGGCGGTTGGTgtcggcagcgccgccgccgccgccggggtcCCGGCACCTCGATAGGGCGATCGGCTTATCTTCTTGGCTTCCCTCGTCTCCTCGCAGCTCATCGGCAGGAAGCGCTGGCCGGCGTACCCCGAGTCCCCGCGACCATAGAGGGGGACGCTATTTCCTATACCGtccggggtggacggtatttcttTCATTTACCCTCTACCCCGTGGATACCTGACAGCCGTTCATTTCTTACCCAACGGCCGAGATTCAGCAGGCCATACGAACGAGCCATCCAGTCGCGGCCCGCGCTCCCTTGGCTGTCGGCTCGATTACGGAGGTGCCGGCGGCGCCGCTACCCGACACGGACGCGACGGCAGCGGTGCGCCAGGGTAGACGGCTGACCGCCGAACCCGTGCCGCCGGAACTCTGAACGAGGGCGAAACGGTGCCCGAGATCTAAACTCTGAACGAAGTTTCGCAATCTGAGCGCACCGGCGACGACGTTCCGTCCCACCCAAGGAGCGGGCAtggctgccgcgcgcgccggggCTCCATCGGATCTTCCGCTTCGCCACGTTGGTGAGCTGGCGTGCTTTCCAAGCGGGAAAAAAATCGCCTACAGCGCGCTGCAGACtcctcgccgctgccgcccctcACGTCTTCGATTGCGCAGGCCCACGTGACAGAATCGGCTGGACCTGGACTCCTCGGCTCGTAGTCAATTTTCTCCGCGGCTCCGTGGAAACTAAGCCGTCGCAGCCTCTCGTTTTTCGCCCTCAAGCCACCGCACCTGGTTTCtgcgctgccgccgctgcctgCCGGTTTCCCTGCTCGCACCTGCCCCCGTCCCGGCCCTGCCGCCTCTCCCTTTTCCTGCACGCCCCtgccccagccgccgccgctgcccctgcccccgccgccttGCTGTTTCCCTGCTCGCTGCCTCCGCCTCGACGCCGACACGCAACACCACCTTGATCTCGGCACGTGCACAACGACACGTCCACTCTCCATCACGCTCAACTCGGCGGTCAGCAAAGCGTCGGTCCTCACCCGGCTGGTGCTGCTGCAGTGGCTACAGCCTCGTCCTCCATGGCCAGAGGCAGCAGCAACAACACGCTTACCAACTGCTCGACGAAATGTCTGAGCAGCAACATCGATGTGGCCGCTCCTGTTGCAGCGTTAGATGGATAACGGAATAGCAATTTACTAGTAATAGCAATGGTCTAGCAAATTGTGTATGCATTGCTCAGGGAAGATGTAGCAGAGCAAATAAACTGTGTTGCAACATCCAAGAGTGTAGTACAAGAGTTTGTATGTTTGTAAAATAGTGACACAAATATATGGATATGAAATAACAAATGTACAATGTATCATACACAATTTATTCAGTAACATGCATGGCTGTCAAATTTTCAATAACTAAGCTATCCTATACTTCAAATGTTGTATCATTTGCTTCTGCATCAAATTGTAATTTCCGTGCAGATGAGGCATTTTGATCAAGACCAAACAAAAGACTTGTATATCCTCCTTGCATCAAATTAGGCGCAGTGGTCGGAAAGTTGATCAAGATATTGCTAGAGGTATTTGGTACTGCCGCATTGCCACCACTATTGTCACTGGTGTTCCTTATTTCTTCTCCTACAACATATGAAATATATTTGCAACAATTAAAAAATATAAGTTGGTAATAAAAAATTCAGTACATGAATAAATCATTACCTTTCTCTTCACAacgtttctttttcttccttgtCTTCTTTTCCACGACATTCTTTGCTCGTTTACTTTTAGGGCCTTTTACTACAAGAGGAACTCTAAATGATATTTGACTATTTTATGAGTCTACAACATGATCATTTGAAACAATTAAAGGAGCTTCATTTTCACGCATCTTGTTTAGTGAATGATCAGCCCCCACTTCGCACTTGTCTAATGACCTCTCCAAATCATCAAAAAGTGGTTCTAGTGCCGAACACTTGAATGCAAGAGATGTTGCCTTTCAAAAGTTACATGCAGCACGtgctttcaaattcaaattccccCGTCCTTTCTTCTCAACATAATGCCTTCTTTTTGCATATTTTGTCCATCTACTTAGTATATATTGAGATGGTAAAATAAAAATATCATTCTTATTAAATACTTTGAAAGCATGCTTGCATAATATACCTAAAAGATATGGAATATAGTGATCAGCAATATATATTGCAACCGCAATTCTATCTTAAAATTAGGGTACATACCTATGGATTCAAACTTTCTGCAAGAGCATATAATTGTCATATCTGCAATGTTGAATACAACTGTTGCTCCATAATCAGAATGCATATGTGTAACCATGAATGTCGATGTTGACCCCTTGGTCTCTAACAGTTACAGGAATACTCATGTTGTTTTTAAAATTCTGTCTGAAACTCTTTATATATCCTCCTAGTATATGATTCAACAGCAGACTTGAAAAAAAGCAAATTTGGGACACAAGTAGGATCTTTGTAAGTGTTTTAAAATCTTCATCCAACTCATTTTCACGTAGAGAAGCGGAAACCTTGTCACATTCGACAAGAAGTTCAGAAAGACCGAGTTTCCTACGAAATCTTTTCTTAAAGACATTATTCATACCTTCACTCCTTTGAGTTGTTGTCATATCAGCAGTAAAAGAGTTACAATAAACAGTTGTCCATTTTTCCCTCAAATCGTACGGTTTTAGCAGCCATGAGTTCTCTTGAAGGTCATATTTACTCAACAACTCATTGCACATCTTTGTGAAATACTCCTCTGATCTATCTTCATAGACACATCTTTTAAAACAATATAGAAACTCAGGATGCTTATGAATTACATGACTAAGATATTTAGTTGCATTCAGATAAATGTGCCATAAACAAAGTCGATGACTTGTATTCGGAAATATACAAGCAATTGCTCCTGCCATGGTTGCATCTTGGTCAGTAAAAATTGTGCTTGGCTGCTTGCGTGACATTGCTATCAAAAAAGTTTGAAACAGCCAAACAAATGATTCAATAGTTTCATTAAACAACAATGCGGCTCTAAAAATTATTGTTTGCTTGTGATGGTTGGTTCCAAGGAGTGGAGCAAAAGGCATCTCAAACTTATTTGTCTGAAATGTGGTGTAAAACGACACTGCATCACCaaagcatgcataatccataATAGACTAACCATCGGCCCAAAAGAAATTGGCTATCCTTTCATCTTGCTTATCAatttgcatggcataaaaaaatGTAGGATCCTCTGTGTGCTTGTTCttcaaatattccaacaatgtCTGTGCATCATTAGATTCTAAGTACTTGTTCCGCTCGCGGCCAATCGTATTATTGCAATCCATCCTTAAGAAGGAAACTTTGTCAGCCCCACCATAAAACTGCTTCACGAACTCATAAACTTATGTTGGCTTCATCCCAGCTTCTCGTATTTGAGCAATGAGTTGTTTGTCTGCATCTATAACATTTCATTGGGACCTCAACATGTGCTTCTTTTTTGGTATGGCTGTGATCAAGTTCAATATTTTCCACTGTCCAAACCCCCTCTCCGCTGACACCAAATTTAATAAGAGCTTTGCAACCCGTCCTTATACTGGCATGTGATGAACTTGCTTCTGCATGTCCTTGGCTGCTGCAAACTAACACTCTGGAATATATAGTTTTATGCGCTCGACGCTTTAAATCACTCTTTCTGATGCTGAACCCACTGTACTAGTATAGGTGTTATACATCTTATAGGCATCAGTCTCAGACGTAAAAGACATTCCGACTTTAGGAACATTCACAGCTGGTCCATCTTTATTAACAATCTATTATAAAAAAATACAGTCACACAGATCGATAGCAATTAGAACATATGTAATGAATAATCATAGAATATTTTACTTGTGTTATCGGCTGATGTTGGTTCCACCATCCCTAACAATTGCGGAGTTCTCATGCGCAACAGGGACTGTGATCTGGCTTGCCATGTCCTCACGTGGTGCGCTGCTCTCATGCCCTCCTTCCTCCATGTCAACTCACGCCGGCAAGGTGTTTGTACAACAGCTGTGCATGTATGAGATAAGAACTTTGAGGAGAGGAGACGAGATGAAGCAACACAAGATCCAACGTGCGAGACACAAACCTTGAGGATAGGAGACGGCAAGGACGCAACACCGGAACGGTGGCGGCGCGGTAAGgatcggcagcggcggcgcggcaaggATAGCTagtcggcagcggcggcggcaaggatcGCAAGCAGTGCCGCGTTTTCCCTTTTGCATAACGTAATTATCGGAACAATCCAAAACTAACCCACGTCGTGACTCCTGCCATCCGCGCGAGATAGCAGAGCCGAGCCGAGCGTGTTGAGTCCCAGCCAATCGAGCGCGCCGTGGGCTATTTCTGCTTATGGACCTGCGTTCATAAAATGTGAGGGGCGGCAGCGGCTTGGTACTGCAGCGCGCCGTGACACCGTGTCTGAGCCATGCCGGTCTAGGATCAACATGTTTGTCTCTCCCTGTTCTCTGTTAAGCTCCATCTGGCAGCTGTAATTTGGTTCTGAATGGAACGAAATAGATGGATCTCGCAGGCGGCCTCAGAGCTGGGAGACTCATGCTGGGCTTTGAATTGTTGTTTGTTTTTTGTTGCCAGGAGGGAAAGATGGCCGGCCCGAAACGAGGCATTCTCTGTCTTCATCAGCCCGAAATGGCCCAGAAACCTGCATATGCCAAGTAATTCTCTGCGCCTTGTACAGTTGTACCGCGTGGAATCCTAGCTACAAAGGATCATCATCTAGAGACTAGCCGGTCACGCTGCGCAACGCATCGCTGTCGCCGGTCGACACATCAAACCTACTCTAGCTAGTTGCAAAGGGAAATCTCTGATCTCATCCTGCCTCTGTGGTGTTTTCCCTAGTCTCTAGTCTCTGGTTTCGACAGTAAAAAATATTGGAACAGTAATTGACTAGCATTTAGATCAGAACCTTCGACTCAAGTTGCACTGGGCGCATGTATGTCGGCAGTACTCCCTCCATCTTCATCCCTTGTCAATAACCTTGTCACATAAGGGCTCAGTAATTGACTATTTTAGAGCAACTTGAATGTCGCATACAGCGTCCCGTCACGCTCAAACTGATCTGGAATTCGGCACAAATCAATTCTTCCATGTCCTCCCTCACAATTAAGGGATCCCAGTATCTGTCCGGATCGGATCGAGGAGAAAAGGAAAGCTATTAGCGCGACCATGGACTTCTCTTTTGATATGAacggggtgcccgatcttccgtcaggtgaaggataactcgttttggtcagaatgcgacacaccgatctggcttcaagtcagcaactcgaaccccgcaatcttagcaccacaactcctctggttatcaaccgtagtcacaatccggttgaccttGCCGaaaaggctaatccctgcctgcgaaacgaagaacacaagcaagaactcgaaagaaacgcagcactcaaattaaagtgataactgcagatgaatgattaagctcgaaagttggggttctacaaaccgaaagacggcgactgttcaagacagattgatctaaagcaaaacccaaaccctaatgagggcggCGGCTACTGAGATATACGGAATAAGgggcgtggcttccccctggacgcgcccctaatgggctcaacgaagatacacggcccaaaagTCAAATTACAATGTCGCAGCACCGggacagattctggacgccaATTTCCTTGGATAGTTCCCGACGACTCAGAACGAGTTTAGGCCTGAAACCaacgccaatagaagctccatgaaattagctttccgtccatatgtggatcgtcgaatttggacttcggatgtggcctgggcgtccaatttatGTCAGGCTGCTTCTGGACTCCGAGATGGACTggaagttaaattggattgggtctccatgtgacttggcggcccttgctgttcctccacacctccatgctcctctccagGTGTTTTctggacctctccttggttcctaatcatattgtaaaagttaggtagcaaaccattctcacaattattaatagaaacgcttaggagcgagctcacctctaaatttaattgtcaCGCACGAGCTCCTGTAATTGGACCTTTAAAGGTTTGAATGTATATccataggagtgatgtcctcgtCATCTTTGGCAAGTGCTGGAATCCATTTCTCAGTGGCAGAAGGTTAATTTAATCTTATTGTGGTGTTAATATAACTTTATATTTTTAGAAACAATTTCTCCTACAAAACCCGCTGTAAATAAAATAACAATTACAATTTAAGTAAAACCCACTTTCAGTAGTCCTAGCTCATTTTGGCCCAAATCAGCCTGTGCATATTCTACCAAATAGCAAAGCAGATTTTACATCAAGATGCATGCCACGCACGGGCGCACGCTGGTCACTGCAGCCATCCCAGAGATAGCTACAGGTGGTCGGCGTGAGCTGTGTGTGATCCCGTAGGACACATGCGTGGAAACCGGGCAGCCGCCGCAACACCCGTGCATGCACTGACACCCGGTATCAAGGTCGTCCTTGTGCCCTTGGACGCATGGAACCCTACAGAGGTTGCAATCACGCCGGCCGGACGAATCATCACTGATGAGTTAGACATGCGTCGCTGTCGCTTGTGTCGCCGATCCGATCTCGCCTTCTGTTGCTTCCCTCGTCCTCAAGTCCTGATGATGGGCTAGCTAGCTGCCGATGCTCAACGGAGAATCTTGTAAACAAGGCTTCATCATCCAAGTAACTTGATAGTCACATGTGTGCACGCATGGGCATCTCGTACTGTTGCTAGCCTCGCTTGTGATCTTTGTCCTGGAGCCACAAGCTGAGATTCTTAATCAGCAACTGTTAAGACCAAACAAGGTCACGCTAATCAACTGACTGCGCTCTGATCTGTTGGGGCACGGTGAGCGAATCTAGTGATGGATTTGTTCCTCACATGCAATGGACAGAAGAGTCTGCAGGAAGTCAGATATAGTGGCAGATATCTAGCTAGCTGGTAGGAGATCGAGCTAGCAGAGCACACTTTTCTGACCATTAATCCgtttgcacgccgccgccgccgccgccgccggcggcggccgtgggagGTGTAGTACCGGCATGCCGGTTCATCAGTCATTTTGCAGCAGCGGCGATGGTTTATATATGTTTGGTTAAGTGTGATAAATCGTCGAGGTAGTAAGATTTGGCTATCTGATAACTTTGGTTTGTTGTCAAAACTTGACTTTTGTTCCATCGTTATCCGTTAATTTATTTGATCACCTTTAGTCATTTTGTTGACAGATGTTAACGAAAAAAATCAGGGTCTTGTCAGCCAAAAATGTTAACAGATGTACCTTGTTTCTCCTTTTGTTTTCCTCTTTCCCGTAATGATAATGGAATATGGAACCACCAAAACTGACGGTTGCTAGTAATCGAACCTCTCGTCAAGTTGCACGAACTAGGCGCGTGTCGGCAGTGCTGCCTCATTTCAATGCCCTTACCACAAGGGTTCAGCAATGGACCATATATATACAGCAAATTCAATGCCCTTACCACAAAGTGCTGCCTCATTGCAATGCTTCTCCTGTCACGTTCGAACTGATACTGAAGATATGGCACAAACACCACAGAAATTAAGGGTTCCGAGAAACTCCCAACCTCTCTTAGTTCAGAGAAAAGACATGTTAGCGTGACAGTTACCTTATTAATTGTGCAAGTTGTAAATAGCCATTGGCGTGCCCAAAAACTCTATGTATGTCCTAGGTTGGTTATAGTCTTATAGACTCGCTGTCAAGGGGCATGTCGACCATCACACGCGAATATAATCTTATTAGTATCTAAAAACATTTTAATAGACAAAAAAGGCTTTGTGAAATTTGATAGGGAGAATTCCCTGGAAGGCCCTGGAACAAATCACGTTTCCTTCTATGGTCCTGAAAAACTGAAACGCCCTTTTATggcctcctttttattttcgttcTCTTTCATGGCCTCCCGTTAGATCCGTTAGGCCAATCTATTAGAGTTTAAGGTTTGAGATGAGAAGCAAAATTTTTTTAACTGAACTACCCCTGCCACTCCCACAAAAACACCAGACCCCATCTACCCATCCTATCCCGTGAGCGCCGACAGGAGCAAAggcaggcggcgggcggcgtgcgagcggcggcgcgcgggcgggcgcgcgggcggcggggagcggcgggcgggcgggaggcggcgggcgggcgcgtgggcgagcggcggcgcgcgggcgagcggcggcgcgcgggcaggcgggcgcggcggcgggcgggcgcgcgggcaagcgggcgcgcaggcggcggcgggcgggcgcgcgggctgcggctggcggcgtgcgggcggcgagcggcggcgcgcgggctcaGGAGCAGAGTCACCCCAGAGGCGCGGCGGAGGGCTCCCCAGGGGTATTATTGTCTTTTCACAGTCACTTAACTAGAAGTTAACTGCAGTTGTAATGGCAGGGTCATGGAAGGGAAGGAAAATGAAATCAGGATCAAATAAGAAAGTTGCAATTTTGTAGGGCTATAGAAGGAAACGTGATTTGTTTGAGGGCCGGGAATTTTCTCTTTGAAATAATCTTGTCCGTGCCATCGGGTGGGGCCTAGTTTCCCGAATGGGTCTTGGATTCCTGCATACGTTTTCTAGTTCCATTCTCTCCTGTCACGGGTGTGCACTTTGGCGTGAGGAGACCTTCAGGGAGACGAGGCTAGGCGATCAAATGATTTGCTGGCTGCTTATGGATTGTTGACACCTGACAGGAGGCCGTCACCCGTCATTCTTTTTTCCATTTTCACGCGTGTACGTCGCTCTTTTGGACCAGGACAACACGCCCAACAGCAGTGAGCTAGTTGTCAGTACCTGACAACGCACATCCAGGATAGCACTAGGAATCAACCTAGCACGTAGTTCAGGCTCAACTCAAAATGCTGTTAGAGGAAGGGTGCGTTGTTGCAGAACCGATCGATCAGAAATATGGTCCAGTCCAGTAAAACAAGGAAGATGATGTACGTGCAACTGATTTCACTGCTTGCCCTATGATTTATGAATGCCCTTTGGACATAGTAGGCTCAGGGCAAAGGAATTTCACAGGATATGAAGAATTTCCCCCAT is part of the Panicum hallii strain FIL2 chromosome 2, PHallii_v3.1, whole genome shotgun sequence genome and encodes:
- the LOC112881645 gene encoding uncharacterized protein At4g14100-like, with translation MAPTRWPPPPLLLLFLFAAAAAATATTEDASGPPPSPTPWPERFHAVMFTNLTNYSVASTGPPLRITDLYYDWPRRRNLNLVRHQLSADPLYDVEWNNGTSFYFNSSTCRVERFPVGVLPPWWLSGGGAEYMGRGVTGGIECHVWGKAGFIVYYEEASTGRPVRWNFIDVTGIEQFVMSFEPGVVLEDAQWQAPAHCFPDDSEEQGKGNGHVASSSDEVWDGLAVASRLLRKLAGTAATS